GGGCTTTCTGATGGCTGACGGCTTCTTCGAGCACAGGAGCCGCACCTGGCTGGTTGGGGCCATCGTCTCCAGCAACCTCTTGCTCGGCGTGGTGACCGGTGTGGCCGTGTACCCGGGGAACATGGTGGTTAACCTGAACCCGCCCAATTTCTGCCTGCTCCTCTTGGGCATTTCCCAAGCCGCAACACTCCAGTTGCTGCACCCCGGTCTTCGGGCGATCGCCGGCTTCCGTTGGATCCAGGCAGTCATAGCCGTTGCAGGACGGCACTCCATGACCATCTATCTGTGGCATCTTCCGCTTCTGGTGGGCATGTCCGGGTTGCTGCTGCTCACTAATGTTCCCAAGCCGTCGGCCGGGACCGCAGAGTGGTGGTGGGCGCGAATACCCGTCTTTTTCGCGGTTGTAGCCCTGTTGGTCCCTGTGGTGTGGCTTCTTGGTCGCTTGGAGAACCGTCCGACGGCGGCCAGCCACGCCCGCGGTCCGTTGCGTTCCGCTGTGGTGACGGCCGGCGTCGTGGTTTTAGTCCCGGTGGCTGATGCCGCCTTGAACGGTTTGACGCTGGCACTGTTGGGCGGGGGAGCGGCCTGCTTCGCCCTTGCCGTCCTTCTTCTCGGAAGGGTTCCGACGCCGGTGGTGCAACCGCCGCTGCGGGAGGACGCGGAAGTATCCGTGGAGCGGTTGCGGACGTTGCCAGAGCCGGATTTACGTGCCAATCTCGAAACATGACCGAGTACACGGATTCACTGGCAGAGTCGTTCCGCCCTGGCGTCACCACAGTGCGCAACGACAAATTTCACCGCTATGAGCTACATGTGGACGGAGAGTTGGCCGTGATTTCCCAGTTCATGGACAAGCCCGGTCATATTGACTTCATTCACACTGAGACGAAGCCGGGGTTCAACGGCCAGGGCCTGGCGAAAGTACTGGCGCACTTTGCGTTGGATGATGTGGTGGCGTCCGGAAAGCGGATCATCCCGCATTGCCCTTACATTGCCGCGTACTTGAAGAAGCACGAGGGCTACGAACAGGACGTTGATTGGCCTGCTGAGAAGCCTGTGGGCCAACCGAACAACGAGTAGACGTTCAGCTCTTTTTGCGTTGGACCGTGGTGGTCTGGAACGGCCAGATCGGTGGTGTTCCGCTGAGGGAGACCAAGGCGTCATGCTCATCGGCGATGAGCTGTCCCCGACACGTGGCCCGGACCTGCATTGCACTGACCAGGCTTCCGCCGTGCAGGTGATCGGAGTCCGTGACCAGGTAGGAGAAGCTCCGCATCACTGATTGGCCAGGGGCCAGGCGGCTGATTTCAAGATCCCGATGGACAGGTTCAGTGGTGTAGTGGAGTACCTCCATGCCCTCGTTGGTGAAGGAACGCGGTATCAAGGCGATGTCCCGCAGGTAACTGCCCGAGTCGTTGGTGATCCATGCCGTGAAAATGACAGTATCGCCCGGAATGGCCCAAGTCCTGTCCGCGCCGTAGACCAAGGCGACATGTCCCGCGTTCTTCTTGCGGGCAAGCAGTCCGGAGCGGCAGTGCGGCAATCCCCGAACCACGGCCCCCTGACGCCGGTGGGCCTTTTGGTGGAGTGCGCGCGTCAACTTCAGGAGGGGGCGCCGGACGCCGGTATTTCCTCGGCTCAGTGCGGCGGTTGGGAAGGTCATGACTCACTAGTGCTGCCAAGTACGGAATCGTGACGCGAAAAATGCAAAAACATGAGTTCTCTACAGGTATGACGAGCGCGATTCAAGTCACGCGGAATCTGATGTCACACTACTGCTTATGGATCATGTAACTTCGGTAAAGGGCGGCGGGGACGCCTCAGCCCTCGCAATGGCCGCTGAAAGCGATCCCCACATCATTTCCATGGTGCGTCAGGGGGTTACGGAAGCCTTCGACGTCCTCTATGAGCGGCACCTGAAGATTGCCCAATATGTGGCTCGTGCCCAGACCGACAATCCCAGTGACGCCGACGATGTTGTTGCTGAG
The sequence above is a segment of the Arthrobacter sp. StoSoilB22 genome. Coding sequences within it:
- a CDS encoding GNAT family N-acetyltransferase, which translates into the protein MTEYTDSLAESFRPGVTTVRNDKFHRYELHVDGELAVISQFMDKPGHIDFIHTETKPGFNGQGLAKVLAHFALDDVVASGKRIIPHCPYIAAYLKKHEGYEQDVDWPAEKPVGQPNNE
- a CDS encoding acyltransferase, coding for MEMDANPTAGKATAVQRDPVIDLVRFTCLLLVVAAHCMMVSPVLHKDGTVTTVNVLMEQGWFTPVAWGLMIVPLFFVLGGVTGLQSWRRLKALGGTGFDFAQVRLLRLVRPAMALLAIMWGGLWIALLLGVHPQVIQLMTAGAAMPLWFLAAYLTAQLSIPLMARFHERAPLLTFAALVALIITVDSLRGAIPVLAFANMIFLWCAVQHLGFLMADGFFEHRSRTWLVGAIVSSNLLLGVVTGVAVYPGNMVVNLNPPNFCLLLLGISQAATLQLLHPGLRAIAGFRWIQAVIAVAGRHSMTIYLWHLPLLVGMSGLLLLTNVPKPSAGTAEWWWARIPVFFAVVALLVPVVWLLGRLENRPTAASHARGPLRSAVVTAGVVVLVPVADAALNGLTLALLGGGAACFALAVLLLGRVPTPVVQPPLREDAEVSVERLRTLPEPDLRANLET